In the Blautia coccoides genome, AAGCAAATCGTTTCACGAAAGTAATCTTTATCCTTAGTGCCGTCATCAGGAAGAATAAGTAATTCATGGATACTGCTGGGAATTATAAAATAATTCTTTTTCAGTAGACCCCTGATTAGATGTAGAACACCATCATAAAGTATGGACGTTGCACCAAAACAACGTGTTTCATTAGAGAGAATAAAACAAGGTAGATAATTCTCATTATCCTGTAATGATATTTCATCAGAATGTTCCTCTATCATAGAGTCCATTGACTCAAATGAGAGTGGAAACAGATTTGGGGTGTTTTTCTGTGCACAAGCCATAAGAGCTTTGGTATCTACATCCCATACCCGAAGCAAATCATTATTAATGGGAATACTTAAAAGTCCATCGTCTGTTATATCTAATGCAATGAAAAAGATAATTGCCAGATCAAGGTAAGGCATGTAGGGACGACCCGAAAATTCAGTTGCATTTTTAGACACTAACTTATACAGAATTTGGTCTTTTACATCATCAAAATCAGTAAAGTGTGTCAAAGGGTTCTTTAATTTAGTTGTTTCAAGATTCATGATTTTTTTCTCCTTTCTTTGTTAAGCTGTGTATCCGTTGGATTCTCCATTTTCCCTCCTTTCGTGTTTAGGCACAAAAAAAGAGAATGGACACAATAGCGTTCATTCTCTCATTGCTGCAATAAATGCAAAATAAAAATGCCAGAGGTTCTGCATGGGCAGAATTATCCTCTGACATAAATACAAACCTAAACTGCATGTGAAATATCCAATCCGGATTACACAAATAATAATTACATCTTCAGTATAACACTATATGTTGTGGTAGTCAAATGAAAAAAACGCTGTATAGTGTACATATATCTTCTGTCATACACCATCAGTAAAGATGCTGGTCACTTCTATATTATAGTAGGGTATAGAGGTTAAGAGTTTACTTCGGATATATGCTTATGGGTATGCTTAAGGAATTATCCCAGTTCTGTATTCAGCTTACTACGAATATCCATGAGGATGTTTCCTAAATGATTTTCACCGAAACCGTCAACACAACCCCAAAACCGGTCGCCCCATGTATTATCTTCAATCAATACTGAATCGCCCGTCGCAAGCAGTGCCTGCAACAGATTAGGATGCTGAAGGAATTTTGCAAAGCATATTTCGTACATATACCTTATTTTTACCTGATTCCAGTCTGGACGCAGTGTTAACTTACGTCCCAGTTGTTTTGCGACTGCAGGATTAGATAAGTGAGACATATAAAAATTTTGCTGTTCTTTTGTGTATATGGTTTTCTGTGCCTGAAAGGCAGCTTCATTGTTCGCATATCTGTGTCCCCGATAGGTTATTGGGGCATGATAAAAGTTACTGAGAAAAGCATATTTTCCTCGAAACTCAGTAATTGCTGGTATTCGTCTTAAATCAATGCATTGTATAGTTGTTTTACATTTTATCATTGTCAGTATACCTCCATAAAATATTGATTTTTGTGCCCCTTCCAATTTGTCGCAGTCACTTTTGTAAATAGGTGAAAGATAATTTCTCACATTAGGGCCTGGAAGGAGACCGCCGGCTTTATTTGTAAGAAAAAGCACCTCCATGCCATCCCAACCGTCAATTTAATACGTGCATTTACCAGTTTCCTGTCATAAGTGAAATCAGAGAGTCGGTAGACCATCCGCAGATTGCGACTAATACAGCTTCTGTGTCCTTTTCTAAGAGTGCCTTGCAGAGTTGGTAGCCTATTTTATCCAGGGGTTCATCATCTGTTGAGAGATGGTCAAATAATGTCTGTGCAAAATATTCGCAGGTTTCTGGATTCTCCATGATTTTCCTCAAACTTAGTTCGTTCATTTTTACAGCGCCTCCAATTAATAATACAGTTTAGATTCCATAAGGATTTTCAAAGGAATGAATATAAATATCCTGTTCTTCTAAGAGCATTTTCAGTTCATCAAAGGAGCTGGCATCATATCCTAGTCTCCCAAAGGTATCCAATATTTCTTGGCTTGAGCTGAAGAGAGACCAGTCTTCTAATACTTCACACACTTTGTTCCCTAAAGGAGTTAATTCGTTTTCATCGTTAATGCTGAGCATATATTCTTCAGGAAAAAAGCGCCCCTCTGTATCTGTATTAAAGTAGATACCTACTCCGGGCTCAATACTCCTACATACGAATGAGACCTTATAATGGCTTGCAATCGTTCGATACGCATCATAGAGAGGAGACCATGCGGTGCTTAATTCCAAAAGTATTCCGTCTATATTGCGTTCTTTGTAAGTCACCGTTCCATAAAGGCAGATACCGGTAGTTGGAATCCCTTTACATTGAAATAAACGGCCTATC is a window encoding:
- a CDS encoding DUF5688 family protein — translated: MNLETTKLKNPLTHFTDFDDVKDQILYKLVSKNATEFSGRPYMPYLDLAIIFFIALDITDDGLLSIPINNDLLRVWDVDTKALMACAQKNTPNLFPLSFESMDSMIEEHSDEISLQDNENYLPCFILSNETRCFGATSILYDGVLHLIRGLLKKNYFIIPSSIHELLILPDDGTKDKDYFRETICFVNEKLVAPDERLSDHPYYYDRSLGKLLIP
- a CDS encoding NADAR family protein, with protein sequence MIKCKTTIQCIDLRRIPAITEFRGKYAFLSNFYHAPITYRGHRYANNEAAFQAQKTIYTKEQQNFYMSHLSNPAVAKQLGRKLTLRPDWNQVKIRYMYEICFAKFLQHPNLLQALLATGDSVLIEDNTWGDRFWGCVDGFGENHLGNILMDIRSKLNTELG
- a CDS encoding DUF4866 family protein, whose translation is MNELSLRKIMENPETCEYFAQTLFDHLSTDDEPLDKIGYQLCKALLEKDTEAVLVAICGWSTDSLISLMTGNW